The genomic segment GGACTGTTATTTTAAGTCAAGTTATTATATATAGGCTTATACATACAATAAAAATACTGTAGTGCACTTTTATAAATTTACTAAACTAATAATCGAAAATCAATATCTTTTTGTTTTTTCTCGGGAAGTCAAATATAATAAGATAGGGTTTTTAGGAAAGGAGCCAATAAGGGATCGTTCTTAAAGTCCTTTCCATTGTCTTCTACTGATATAGCTTTACATTTTTTGGAATAAAATTATTTCAAGAATGAATGATCATATTAAACACTTATTGATCCAACGACAATACACAGAGGATATCAAAGATGAAGCAATAGTACGCGTTTTATTTAACGGTGAAAGTGTTGTTGAAGTTGCTGAATCGCTGGAAATTCACAGCGTCCAGGCAATCAATCACTGGGTAAATGCTTATCGCAAAAAAATTGAGGAGGGATTGATAACTTTAGCTCCTATGACAGATAAACAGAAACGGGATTTGCACATTCTTCAGCAACGTAACAAAGAATTAGAACGTGCAGTAAAGGAGGCTAACCTTATGATCCTTGCTTTAAACAGCTTAATTGATGTTGCTGAACAGGATTTAAAGATATCTATTAGAAAAAAGCGTGGTACCAAACAGTCTTAAAGCTACGGGATAACCGTATTGCAAAAGTTGGCGTCGGCCCTCTTTGCAGACTGTTTGGTAAAAGCCGTCAAGCCTATTATCAAAAGCATTGTCATACAAAGGCAGTGAATGCCCAGAACAGTTTAGTTTTGGACCTTGTTGCTGCTTTTCGTCGTGAGATACCCGGTTTGGGAACCAATAAGCTATACCGTCTGATACGTCCCAGCCTGCAATTAAGTGACATTAAAATGGGGAGAGATAAGCTTCATAACTTATTACAGGCCCATAATCTTATTATAAGAGCAGGTAAAAGAGTGCCCAGAACGACCAATTCCAATCACTGGATGAAAAAATATCCCAATCTAATAAAGGATATCTCAGTGAGTACAACGGAGCAGGTTTGGGTCTGTGATCTGACTTATATCTGTGTGGGCAATGACTTCAACTATTTATCACTGATTACAGATGCGCATTCCAGAATGATTGTCGGTTATTGTTTACACCCCTATCTTAATACCGAAGGCTGCATGACAGCATTGGAAATGGCAATTGGCTCCAGAACAAAAATACAAACAGAAACTCCGCTGATCCATCATTCTGACAGAGGATCGCAATATTGCAGTTTTCAATATGTTAATAAATTACGTGAGTCAGGTATCAGCATCAGTATGAGAGATAATGGCGATCCATATGAAAACGCTATGGCTGAAAGAGTTAATGGAATTCTAAAAGTTGATTTTAGATTAAATCGTGTGTTTAAGTCGCGCGCTGAAGCATTACTAGCCACCAAAAGCGCCATTGGAAA from the Sphingobacterium thalpophilum genome contains:
- a CDS encoding transposase, translating into MNDHIKHLLIQRQYTEDIKDEAIVRVLFNGESVVEVAESLEIHSVQAINHWVNAYRKKIEEGLITLAPMTDKQKRDLHILQQRNKELERAVKEANLMILALNSLIDVAEQDLKISIRKKRGTKQS
- a CDS encoding IS3 family transposase, which translates into the protein MAKVGVGPLCRLFGKSRQAYYQKHCHTKAVNAQNSLVLDLVAAFRREIPGLGTNKLYRLIRPSLQLSDIKMGRDKLHNLLQAHNLIIRAGKRVPRTTNSNHWMKKYPNLIKDISVSTTEQVWVCDLTYICVGNDFNYLSLITDAHSRMIVGYCLHPYLNTEGCMTALEMAIGSRTKIQTETPLIHHSDRGSQYCSFQYVNKLRESGISISMRDNGDPYENAMAERVNGILKVDFRLNRVFKSRAEALLATKSAIGNYNMLRPHMSCDYLTPQTAHFLDQPMLMHWKTKKSIPSLSNKSMVDKESLLNDKEFLKSFKEGL